From a region of the Pecten maximus chromosome 18, xPecMax1.1, whole genome shotgun sequence genome:
- the LOC117316173 gene encoding tripartite motif-containing protein 2-like: MANRPVSAMSLRSQIKENYLTCAICFNPFDRPKALPCLHTFCLDCLRDFVTSRGYESTGKFPCPVCREDTTLPTEGVKGFPDNYYITSLKDTVEKPARPAPPCPDRGPMGFASHPFAPAPVQTARPPTIVEGDWEKVTPETPEPLYPSVPEMVTVPETMPSPCDQSGLPCTAGMLLKFGKWAATINDFQKPYGLTVGKNGEFIITDRGTDHSNRVLVFSKSGEILSRFACPGQHTKAASVAMTHDNNIMVAINNSPGNAIMQEYNFDGKMLKSYGDFYRHDKPSGIAISSKNHVAITNLEGHNVLLFTDQRKFSMKFGWKGSGDNHFMFPQFVTFNHKDYIIVSDSGNDCIKLFDSTGNFKRKFGESGSASGCLSLPMGIAVDDRNNIIVADAGNFRVEIFTSKGQHIRTLVKDTDLISSNVKPLNVAVTKGNNIAVLFSGPQFAEVRVYKWGVGSTI; this comes from the coding sequence ATGGCCAATCGCCCGGTATCAGCGATGAGTTTGCGGTCACAGATCAAAGAGAACTATCTAACATGTGCCATATGTTTTAATCCGTTTGACAGACCAAAAGCCTTGCCATGTCTCCATACGTTCTGTCTGGACTGTCTCCGAGATTTTGTCACAAGTCGGGGGTACGAGAGTACCGGTAAGTTTCCTTGTCCCGTCTGTCGAGAGGACACCACGTTGCCTACAGAAGGTGTGAAGGGATTCCCCGATAACTATTATATTACAAGTCTCAAAGACACTGTAGAAAAACCTGCGAGACCTGCCCCGCCTTGTCCAGATAGAGGCCCCATGGGGTTTGCTTCCCACCCCTTCGCCCCTGCCCCAGTGCAAACAGCCAGACCGCCGACTATTGTCGAAGGAGACTGGGAAAAAGTTACACCTGAAACACCCGAGCCACTATATCCGAGCGTGCCAGAAATGGTGACAGTCCCTGAAACAATGCCCTCTCCCTGTGACCAATCTGGGTTGCCATGCACTGCAGGCATGTTGCTCAAATTTGGTAAATGGGCTGCAACAATTAACGACTTTCAGAAACCGTATGGGTTAACAGTCGGCAAAAATGGAGAATTCATTATCACAGACCGAGGTACAGATCATTCTAATAGAGTTTTAGTCTTTTCAAAGTCAGGTGAAATTCTATCAAGATTTGCATGTCCAGGACAACACACAAAAGCTGCCAGTGTTGCAATGACACATGACAACAACATAATGGTTGCAATTAACAACTCGCCAGGAAATGCAATTATGCAGGAGTATAACTTTGACGGGAAAATGTTGAAATCTTATGGAGATTTTTACCGCCACGATAAGCCAAGCGGTATTGCTATTTCCTCAAAAAATCATGTTGCAATAACAAACCTTGAGGGACATAATGTGCTTCTATTTACAGATCAACGGAAattttctatgaaatttggctgGAAAGGCTCAGGAGACAATCATTTTATGTTCCCACAATTTGTCACCTTTAACCATAAGGACTACATCATTGTGAGCGACTCTGGAAATGACTGTATCAAATTGTTTGATTCAACTGGAAACTTCAAACGAAAGTTCGGAGAGTCAGGAAGTGCCTCAGGATGTTTGTCGTTGCCAATGGGAATTGCGGTTGACGACAGAAACAATATTATTGTAGCAGATGCAGGGAATTTTCGTGTggaaatatttacatcaaaagGACAACACATACGTACACTCGTGAAGGACACTGATTTAATAAGCTCCAACGTAAAACCTCTAAATGTAGCAGTGACAAAAGGGAATAACATTGCAGTTTTGTTTAGTGGACCACAGTTTGCTGAAGTGAGGGTGTACAAGTGGGGTGTGGGCAGTACAATCTAG